A single genomic interval of Gouania willdenowi chromosome 10, fGouWil2.1, whole genome shotgun sequence harbors:
- the LOC114471214 gene encoding protein RD3-like — protein MFPWSAVFSLEPKVPGQRTAEELVTNTLMLELGAMVKRTERIRLERVTEGRRRSSSSIADYSWLAITPTLQPYEITPNDLLELQDLCAKIPPAQCGPLIVRFRRLVSQMEPDVHEVPQLFRSVLRDTVDQMIEDIDGNKVIQIQPDTVMEKTQRSKSLSFVSFRSKFRTGNFFNKGSLMRGSRGNLQQQVEWSDDEEDGEGVEEAIKNRARKTRSRSMPEITPIEQSAQR, from the exons ATGTTTCCTTGGTCTGCCGTTTTCTCCCTGGAACCCAAAGTGCCAGGCCAGCGCACTGCCGAGGAGCTGGTGACCAACACACTGATGCTGGAGCTGGGGGCCATGGTGAAGCGCACTGAGCGCATCCGCTTAGAGCGGGTCACAGAGGGTCGCCGCCGGAGCTCCTCCTCCATAGCGGACTATAGCTGGCTGGCCATCACCCCAACACTGCAGCCCTACGAGATCACTCCAAATGACTTATTGGAACTGCAGGACCTCTGTGCTAAGATCCCACCTGCTCAGTGTGGCCCCCTGATTGTCAG GTTCAGAAGGTTGGTGTCCCAGATGGAGCCTGATGTTCACGAGGTCCCGCAGCTTTTTCGCTCGGTATTGCGCGACACTGTTGACCAGATGATCGAAGACATTGATGGAAATAAAGTCATCCAGATACAACCAGACACTGTGATGGAAAAGACCCAACGAAGCAAGAGTCTCTCATTTGTTTCTTTCCGCTCAAAGTTTCGAACTGGGAACTTCTTTAATAAAGGTAGTCTAATGAGGGGGTCCAGAGGGAATCTGCAGCAGCAAGTAGAATGgtctgatgatgaggaggatggAGAAGGGGTGGAGGAAGCAATCAAAAACAGGGCGAGGAAGACACGAAGCAGAAGCATGCCAGAGATTACCCCAATTGAGCAGAGCGCCCAGAGATGA